One Dietzia sp. JS16-p6b genomic window carries:
- the glyA gene encoding serine hydroxymethyltransferase — MTDPNTDVFTASLSDLDPEVAEAMAGELARQRDTLEMIASENFVPRSVLQAQGSVLTNKYAEGYPGRRYYGGCEHVDVVENLARDRAKEVFGATYANVQPHAGAQANAAVLMALATPGSKIMGLSLAHGGHLTHGMKLNFSGQLYEVAAYEVDPETMQINMDTVREMALEERPDVIIAGWSAYPRTLDFARFREIADEVGAKLWVDMAHFAGLVAAGLHPSPVPHADVVSTTVHKTLGGPRSGMILTNDLDLFKKLNSSVFPGQQGGPLMHAIAAKATAMKIAGTEQFRERQQRTIEGARILAERLTEQDCRDAGVSVLTGGTDVHLVLVDLRESELDGQQAEDLLHEVGITVNRNAVPFDPRPPMVTSGLRIGTPALATRGFGAEDFREVADIIGTALAAGASADIAALRERVSALAAAKPLYEGLEDWTILG, encoded by the coding sequence ATGACCGACCCGAACACCGACGTGTTCACCGCCTCCCTGTCCGATCTCGATCCGGAGGTCGCCGAGGCGATGGCCGGCGAGCTGGCCCGTCAGCGGGACACGCTCGAGATGATCGCGTCGGAGAACTTCGTCCCGCGCTCGGTGCTGCAGGCACAGGGGTCCGTGCTCACCAACAAGTACGCCGAGGGCTACCCGGGTCGTCGATACTACGGCGGGTGTGAGCACGTCGACGTGGTGGAGAACCTGGCCCGCGATCGCGCCAAGGAGGTGTTCGGCGCCACGTACGCCAACGTCCAGCCGCACGCCGGCGCCCAGGCCAACGCCGCGGTGCTCATGGCGCTCGCGACGCCGGGCTCCAAGATCATGGGCCTGTCCCTGGCACACGGTGGTCACCTCACCCACGGCATGAAGCTCAACTTCTCCGGTCAGCTGTACGAGGTCGCCGCCTACGAGGTGGACCCGGAGACCATGCAGATCAACATGGACACCGTCCGCGAGATGGCGTTGGAGGAGCGGCCCGATGTGATCATCGCAGGGTGGTCGGCGTACCCGCGCACGCTTGATTTCGCGAGGTTCCGCGAGATCGCCGATGAGGTCGGCGCCAAGCTCTGGGTGGACATGGCCCACTTCGCGGGACTGGTGGCCGCGGGTCTGCACCCGAGCCCCGTGCCCCATGCCGACGTCGTGTCCACCACGGTCCACAAGACCCTGGGCGGGCCGCGTTCCGGCATGATCCTCACCAACGACCTCGACCTGTTCAAGAAGCTCAACTCGTCGGTGTTCCCGGGTCAGCAGGGCGGCCCGCTCATGCACGCGATCGCCGCCAAGGCCACCGCCATGAAGATCGCCGGCACCGAGCAGTTCCGCGAGCGGCAGCAACGCACGATCGAGGGCGCCAGGATCCTCGCCGAGCGCCTGACAGAGCAGGACTGCCGGGACGCCGGGGTGTCGGTGCTCACCGGGGGGACCGACGTCCACCTCGTGCTGGTGGATCTCCGCGAGTCGGAGCTCGACGGCCAGCAGGCCGAGGACCTCCTCCACGAGGTCGGGATCACCGTCAACCGCAACGCCGTGCCGTTCGACCCCCGTCCGCCGATGGTGACCTCCGGCCTGCGGATCGGTACGCCCGCGCTGGCCACCCGAGGTTTCGGGGCCGAGGACTTCCGCGAGGTCGCGGACATCATCGGCACCGCCCTCGCGGCGGGCGCGTCGGCCGACATCGCCGCCCTGCGTGAGCGGGTGTCCGCGCTGGCCGCGGCGAAGCCGCTGTACGAGGGCCTGGAGGACTGGACGATCCTGGGCTGA
- the coaA gene encoding type I pantothenate kinase — MSRHAGDYTPYVEFDRRSWRRLRRAMPMVLTEQDLEGLRGLGEHLDLDEIAEIYLPLSRLIHLQVSARQRLFQSTNLFLGETVDAPMPFVIGVAGSVAVGKSTSARVLRALLTRWDSHPRVDLITTDGFLYPNRELQRRGLMHRKGYPESYDRRALLRFVTEVKSGAPVVRAPVYSHTKYDIVPHEFIEVERPDILIVEGLNVLQTGPRLMVSDLFDFSLYVDARIEDIETWYVERFLELRRTSFSNPNSHFAHYADLSDQAARLAAREIWNSINRPNLVENILPTRPRATLVLRKNSDHSIQRLRLRKI; from the coding sequence GTGAGCAGACATGCCGGCGACTACACGCCGTACGTGGAGTTCGACCGCCGGAGCTGGCGCCGACTGCGGCGAGCCATGCCGATGGTGCTCACCGAGCAGGACCTCGAGGGATTGCGTGGTCTGGGTGAACACCTGGACCTGGACGAGATCGCGGAGATCTACCTGCCGCTCAGCCGGCTCATCCACCTCCAGGTGTCGGCCCGGCAGCGCCTCTTCCAGTCCACCAACCTGTTCCTCGGCGAGACCGTGGACGCTCCCATGCCGTTCGTGATCGGGGTGGCCGGGTCGGTGGCCGTGGGCAAGTCCACCTCGGCGCGTGTGCTGCGCGCTCTGCTGACCCGCTGGGACTCCCACCCCCGGGTCGACCTCATCACGACCGACGGCTTCCTGTACCCCAACCGTGAGCTCCAGCGGCGCGGATTGATGCACCGCAAGGGCTACCCCGAGTCCTATGACCGTCGCGCGCTGCTGCGGTTCGTCACGGAGGTCAAGTCCGGCGCCCCGGTCGTGCGCGCGCCGGTGTACTCGCACACCAAGTACGACATCGTCCCCCACGAGTTCATCGAGGTCGAGCGCCCGGACATCCTCATCGTCGAGGGACTGAACGTCCTGCAGACGGGCCCCCGGCTGATGGTCTCGGACCTGTTCGACTTCTCGCTCTACGTGGACGCGCGGATCGAGGACATCGAGACGTGGTACGTCGAGCGGTTCCTGGAACTGCGCCGCACGTCGTTCTCCAACCCCAACTCACACTTCGCGCACTACGCCGACCTGTCCGACCAGGCGGCCCGGTTGGCAGCGCGTGAGATCTGGAACTCGATCAACCGACCCAACCTGGTGGAGAACATCCTGCCCACCCGACCCCGGGCCACACTGGTACTGCGGAAGAACTCCGACCACTCCATTCAGCGTCTGCGTCTGCGCAAGATCTGA
- a CDS encoding tocopherol cyclase family protein: MSLLRRYRATGADLPFGDPLRAHGVAMEGYFLRVTDRDRGRALIALIGINRGPDGHWATLGLASDEVPPRSGATRDPRPGDGATSSSLRLAAAPEGWAAPDRLGARSGDLFEYRPDGVTADMGEGARLHVEITDPVEWPHRAVGGSSVFQAVPALNQYWHPWLLGGRARGWAELDGRRWEFDGADVYGEKNWGAEGFPDSWWWGQAQGFSEPDACVAFAGGQIHSGPLRTEVTALVVRLPDGRVIRLGNPVVSPVRAVVGDDVWALEGRGYGWRIRVTGRAPLGRAHVLPVPLPSEKRNSAGAIEHLSGELEVEVSRFGRHVWTDYSPQAALEHGGLDRAEAELRRRGVPVGETGAAPE; the protein is encoded by the coding sequence ATGAGTCTTCTCCGACGCTACCGGGCAACCGGCGCTGACCTGCCCTTCGGCGACCCGCTCCGCGCACACGGAGTGGCGATGGAGGGATACTTCCTCCGCGTGACCGACCGCGACCGAGGCCGCGCCCTGATCGCGCTCATCGGGATCAACCGGGGGCCGGACGGGCACTGGGCGACTCTCGGCCTGGCATCCGACGAGGTGCCACCCCGGTCCGGCGCGACCCGGGATCCCCGGCCGGGTGACGGCGCGACGTCGTCGTCCCTCCGCCTGGCGGCCGCACCCGAGGGGTGGGCCGCCCCCGACCGCCTGGGCGCGCGCTCCGGCGACCTGTTCGAGTACCGGCCGGACGGCGTGACGGCGGACATGGGCGAGGGGGCCCGCCTGCACGTGGAGATCACCGATCCCGTGGAGTGGCCGCACCGGGCCGTCGGTGGGTCGAGCGTCTTCCAGGCTGTTCCCGCCCTCAACCAGTACTGGCACCCGTGGCTGCTCGGCGGTCGGGCGCGGGGCTGGGCCGAGCTGGACGGTAGGCGCTGGGAGTTCGACGGCGCCGATGTCTACGGGGAGAAGAACTGGGGCGCCGAGGGCTTTCCGGACTCGTGGTGGTGGGGGCAGGCGCAGGGATTCTCCGAACCGGACGCCTGCGTGGCCTTCGCCGGCGGGCAGATTCATTCGGGCCCATTGCGCACCGAGGTCACCGCCCTGGTGGTGCGCCTGCCCGATGGTCGGGTGATCCGGTTGGGCAACCCCGTGGTCTCGCCGGTCCGCGCGGTGGTCGGCGACGACGTCTGGGCGCTCGAGGGGCGCGGGTACGGCTGGCGGATCCGGGTGACCGGTCGGGCGCCGCTCGGTCGGGCCCACGTGCTGCCCGTGCCGTTGCCCTCGGAGAAGCGGAACTCGGCCGGCGCGATCGAGCACCTGTCGGGTGAGCTCGAGGTGGAGGTGAGCCGCTTCGGTCGCCATGTGTGGACCGACTACAGTCCGCAGGCCGCGCTGGAGCACGGGGGGCTGGACCGCGCGGAGGCCGAGCTGCGGCGCCGAGGGGTTCCGGTGGGGGAGACGGGCGCCGCGCCGGAGTGA
- a CDS encoding PH domain-containing protein, whose amino-acid sequence MAGPLVVAVILGLVLSPWVLLAAAGWAVAMAVALVAVPRVRWAIHRWEATDTAVYSRSGLFWEEWRAAPLSRVQTVDKTRGPLQRQFGLATVVVTTASSSGAVRISALDAAQAEEMADRLTLLAQDDQRDAT is encoded by the coding sequence ATGGCCGGGCCGCTCGTGGTGGCCGTCATCCTCGGACTGGTCCTGTCTCCGTGGGTCCTCCTCGCGGCTGCGGGCTGGGCGGTCGCGATGGCCGTGGCGCTGGTCGCGGTGCCGAGGGTGCGTTGGGCGATCCATCGATGGGAGGCCACGGACACGGCCGTCTACAGCCGTAGTGGCCTCTTCTGGGAGGAATGGCGGGCCGCGCCGCTGTCGCGTGTGCAGACCGTCGACAAGACCCGCGGACCCCTGCAACGACAGTTCGGGTTGGCCACCGTCGTGGTCACCACCGCCTCCTCGTCGGGAGCGGTCCGCATCAGTGCGCTGGACGCCGCGCAGGCCGAGGAGATGGCTGACAGGTTGACGCTGCTGGCGCAGGACGACCAGCGGGACGCCACATGA
- a CDS encoding PH domain-containing protein has translation MTAPEWRRLDRRTVAASTIVAAGALAVTAVPAGSALLLAGVGPAWVVLWTIGGMILGAAATAVIETARLAVTSYRVDAHRIERRVRFLSTSTTSLSTGRVRNVEISADLVQRRMGIATVRLASGETDGSRLILGALDREVAEELRRRLLAERAATDTTELVRLDPGWVRYAPASVMTPLFGLLGIGVVFQVADWFRAVPEMLDWIWSRIGDLPIPVIAAGVVLLALVVGTVASVALFVENWWNLRLERHEDGSLELRRGLLVGRHTSFDGRRIRGVTLHEPPGFRVLGAARLDVIASGVGTGKDDEGKKKQSPALVPPSPRAVSAGVAGTILGEPVPTALLAHPSAARRRRLVRAGAVVVAITGVSLVPAVLWPWLWWVPLVSLGLSAAVAIWAAFDNARGLGHAVTDGVVALRKGSLTRRTDVLDRGGILGWNIRRSPLQRRAGLATLVATTAGGSGAFRLPDVGREQAPALWRTAGPVWDHLAE, from the coding sequence ATGACCGCACCGGAGTGGCGTCGCCTCGATCGTCGGACCGTCGCCGCCAGCACCATCGTGGCCGCGGGGGCCCTGGCCGTCACCGCGGTTCCCGCCGGTTCCGCGCTCCTGCTCGCCGGGGTGGGCCCGGCATGGGTGGTGCTGTGGACCATCGGCGGCATGATCCTCGGCGCTGCGGCCACCGCGGTCATCGAGACCGCCCGGCTCGCCGTGACCAGCTATCGCGTGGACGCGCACCGGATCGAACGCCGCGTCCGATTCCTCTCCACCTCCACCACCAGCCTGTCGACCGGTCGGGTGCGAAACGTGGAGATCTCGGCGGACCTGGTGCAACGCCGGATGGGTATCGCGACGGTGCGACTGGCCAGTGGCGAGACCGACGGGTCCAGACTCATCCTCGGCGCACTGGACCGCGAGGTCGCCGAGGAGTTGCGACGTCGGCTTCTCGCCGAGCGCGCCGCCACCGACACCACCGAGCTCGTGCGCCTGGACCCGGGGTGGGTCCGCTACGCGCCCGCGAGCGTCATGACTCCCCTGTTCGGCCTCCTGGGCATCGGTGTGGTGTTCCAGGTCGCTGACTGGTTCAGGGCCGTGCCCGAGATGCTCGACTGGATCTGGTCCCGGATCGGCGACCTGCCGATCCCGGTGATCGCCGCCGGGGTGGTGCTTCTCGCCTTGGTGGTGGGCACCGTCGCATCGGTGGCCCTTTTCGTGGAGAACTGGTGGAACCTGCGACTCGAGCGCCATGAGGACGGTTCGCTCGAGCTGCGGCGGGGACTGCTCGTGGGCCGGCACACCTCCTTCGACGGCCGCCGCATACGCGGGGTCACGCTCCACGAGCCCCCGGGGTTCAGAGTTCTCGGAGCTGCTCGGCTCGACGTGATCGCGTCGGGGGTAGGCACCGGGAAGGACGACGAGGGGAAGAAGAAGCAGAGTCCGGCGTTGGTTCCCCCCTCGCCACGGGCGGTGTCCGCCGGTGTGGCCGGGACGATTCTCGGTGAGCCGGTGCCCACCGCGCTCCTGGCCCACCCGTCCGCCGCACGTCGACGGAGGCTCGTCCGGGCGGGCGCGGTCGTCGTCGCGATCACGGGGGTGTCGCTCGTCCCTGCGGTGCTCTGGCCGTGGCTCTGGTGGGTCCCGCTGGTTTCGCTCGGACTGTCCGCCGCCGTCGCGATCTGGGCCGCGTTCGACAACGCCCGAGGCCTCGGGCACGCCGTCACCGACGGGGTGGTGGCGCTGCGCAAGGGTTCGCTGACCCGGCGGACCGACGTTCTCGATCGGGGCGGGATCCTCGGCTGGAACATCCGGCGCTCGCCTCTGCAACGCCGCGCCGGTCTGGCTACGCTCGTCGCCACCACGGCCGGCGGTAGCGGGGCATTCCGGTTACCGGACGTGGGCCGCGAGCAGGCGCCCGCGCTGTGGCGCACCGCCGGGCCGGTGTGGGACCACCTCGCCGAGTGA
- a CDS encoding MOSC domain-containing protein codes for MPAANAPESGVAVPESFTVRSVCVVDQLLTVPGRVGVTAIDKRPVDGPVQVREYGLHGDVQADREHHGGVWKAVYLLSDSDVAPWEPEFGGPIPPGFFGENLRVTGVDTSQLQIGTVLEVGAGSGRRGPLRLEITTPRIPCQTFGDRVGKPRWVRRFTEAGRPGAYARVLRPGPVEAGDEIRLVSVPTHGVTIGRVFEGVDDDEARRLLDEYALADLAPSLVRKLDPATDVRPADTDAG; via the coding sequence ATGCCGGCCGCGAACGCTCCCGAGTCCGGGGTGGCCGTCCCGGAGTCGTTCACCGTTCGCTCCGTCTGCGTGGTGGACCAGCTCCTCACCGTGCCGGGCCGCGTCGGGGTGACGGCGATCGACAAGCGGCCGGTCGACGGCCCTGTGCAGGTCCGCGAGTACGGCCTCCACGGCGACGTGCAGGCCGATCGCGAACACCACGGCGGAGTATGGAAGGCCGTCTACCTGCTCTCCGACTCCGATGTCGCGCCCTGGGAGCCCGAGTTCGGCGGGCCGATCCCGCCCGGGTTCTTCGGCGAGAACCTGCGCGTGACCGGCGTGGACACCTCGCAGCTCCAGATCGGTACGGTGCTCGAGGTAGGCGCGGGCAGCGGTCGTCGCGGTCCGTTGCGCCTCGAGATCACCACGCCACGCATCCCGTGCCAGACGTTCGGCGACCGCGTCGGCAAGCCCAGGTGGGTGCGCCGGTTCACCGAGGCGGGTAGGCCGGGCGCCTACGCCCGCGTCCTGCGCCCGGGTCCTGTCGAGGCGGGCGACGAGATCCGGCTGGTGTCGGTGCCCACGCACGGTGTGACCATCGGGAGGGTGTTCGAGGGGGTCGACGACGACGAGGCCCGCCGCCTTCTCGACGAGTACGCGCTGGCCGACCTCGCGCCCAGTCTGGTGCGCAAGCTCGACCCCGCGACGGACGTCCGGCCCGCCGACACGGACGCCGGCTGA
- a CDS encoding isoprenyl transferase: MDASSPLYSLYESRLRSSLEGARLPRHIAVMADGNRRWAKEAGFADVAHGHRAGAVKIAEMLGWCDELGVDVATIYLLSTENLGRDADELDELLQIIADVVDEITGPDKNWDVRIVGRLEVLPEWLAERLRHAERASTGRRGVKVNVAVGYGGRQEIADAARELVAQLIEDGRTGQDLVDGITVEAIGEHLYTSGQPDPDLVIRTSGEQRLSGFLLWQSAYSEIWFTEAYWPAFRRVDFLRALRDYGARNRRFGH; this comes from the coding sequence GTGGACGCCTCCTCCCCGTTGTACTCGCTGTACGAGTCGCGACTCCGGTCGTCACTCGAGGGTGCCCGGCTCCCACGACATATCGCCGTGATGGCCGACGGCAACCGCCGCTGGGCCAAAGAGGCGGGGTTCGCGGACGTCGCGCACGGTCACCGGGCCGGGGCGGTCAAGATCGCCGAGATGCTCGGCTGGTGTGACGAGCTGGGCGTGGACGTCGCCACCATCTACCTGCTCAGCACCGAGAACCTCGGTCGTGATGCCGATGAGCTCGACGAGTTGCTGCAGATCATCGCCGACGTGGTGGACGAGATCACGGGCCCGGACAAGAACTGGGATGTCCGCATAGTCGGCCGGCTCGAAGTGTTGCCCGAATGGCTGGCCGAGCGGCTGCGGCACGCCGAGCGCGCGAGCACCGGGCGACGGGGGGTCAAGGTGAACGTCGCGGTGGGCTACGGCGGCCGGCAGGAGATCGCCGACGCGGCCCGCGAGCTCGTCGCGCAGCTGATCGAGGACGGTCGGACCGGGCAGGACCTGGTCGACGGCATCACCGTCGAGGCCATCGGGGAGCACCTCTACACCTCCGGTCAACCCGATCCCGACCTGGTGATCCGGACCTCCGGCGAGCAGCGGCTGTCGGGGTTCCTGCTCTGGCAGAGCGCGTACTCGGAGATCTGGTTCACCGAGGCGTACTGGCCCGCGTTCCGCCGCGTGGACTTCCTCCGTGCCCTGCGCGACTACGGCGCCCGCAACCGCAGGTTCGGCCACTGA
- a CDS encoding 3-deoxy-7-phosphoheptulonate synthase, producing the protein MTITAENPTQTADRRVLSYSPLPTPTEILGELPLGEAREALVDRSRGEIADILAGRDDRLLVVVGPCSVHDPDAALDYAERLATLAREVSEDLLIVMRVYFEKPRTTVGWKGLINDPALDGSYDIPRGLRTARRLLLDVLDLGLPVGCEFLEPTSPQYIADAVSWGAIGARTTESQVHRQLVSGLSMPVGFKNGTDGEVQVAVDGCRSSASRHVFFGTDAEGRAAVVETAGNTDCHVILRGGTRGPNHDAESVASAVASVAKVGLPGLVMVDASHANSGKSHERQAEVVAELAERIGAGEQGISGLMIESFLEAGSQSVDAADLVYGKSVTDACIGWDTTEDGVRALAAGVRAGRRG; encoded by the coding sequence GTGACCATCACCGCCGAGAACCCCACCCAGACCGCCGACCGACGCGTCCTGTCGTACTCCCCGTTGCCGACGCCGACCGAGATCCTCGGAGAACTCCCGCTGGGGGAGGCCCGCGAGGCACTGGTCGACCGCAGCCGCGGTGAGATCGCCGACATCCTCGCCGGGCGTGACGACCGCCTGCTCGTGGTGGTGGGTCCCTGTTCCGTCCACGACCCGGACGCCGCACTCGACTACGCGGAGCGCCTGGCGACCCTCGCCCGGGAGGTCTCGGAGGACCTGCTGATCGTCATGCGCGTCTACTTCGAGAAGCCGCGCACGACGGTCGGGTGGAAGGGCCTGATCAACGACCCCGCACTCGACGGCAGCTACGACATCCCGCGCGGTCTGCGCACCGCCCGCAGGCTCCTGTTGGACGTGCTGGACCTTGGACTTCCCGTCGGTTGCGAGTTCCTGGAACCGACCAGCCCGCAGTACATCGCCGACGCCGTCTCCTGGGGCGCCATCGGGGCGCGGACGACCGAGAGCCAGGTGCATCGCCAGTTGGTCTCCGGTCTGTCCATGCCGGTGGGGTTCAAGAACGGCACCGACGGCGAGGTGCAGGTCGCGGTGGACGGATGCCGGTCCTCGGCATCGCGCCACGTGTTCTTCGGCACCGACGCCGAGGGCCGGGCAGCCGTGGTGGAGACGGCCGGCAACACCGACTGCCACGTGATCCTGCGCGGTGGGACCCGCGGTCCGAACCACGACGCCGAGTCGGTGGCCTCCGCGGTGGCCTCGGTCGCCAAGGTGGGACTTCCCGGCCTGGTGATGGTCGACGCGAGCCACGCCAACTCGGGCAAGTCCCACGAGCGCCAGGCCGAGGTGGTGGCCGAGCTCGCCGAGCGCATCGGGGCGGGGGAGCAGGGCATCTCCGGCCTGATGATCGAGAGCTTCCTCGAAGCCGGGTCCCAGTCCGTCGACGCCGCCGACCTCGTCTACGGCAAGTCCGTCACCGACGCCTGCATCGGCTGGGACACCACCGAGGACGGAGTGCGCGCGCTCGCCGCGGGGGTGCGCGCCGGCCGACGCGGCTAG
- a CDS encoding DUF2784 domain-containing protein has protein sequence MGYRLVADTAMILHAAFLVYMVVGGFLAWRWRWTFWPHLATAAYGLGIATVGWVCPLTHVENWGRARAGEETLPSSGFIDHYLTDVIYPAEHLWTAHVAVATAVLVSWAGLAYLQWRARARSDSPASEVRQT, from the coding sequence ATGGGTTACCGACTCGTCGCCGACACCGCGATGATCCTCCACGCAGCCTTCCTCGTGTACATGGTGGTGGGCGGCTTCCTCGCGTGGCGATGGCGGTGGACGTTCTGGCCCCACCTGGCGACGGCGGCGTACGGACTGGGGATCGCGACGGTGGGGTGGGTCTGTCCGCTCACCCACGTCGAGAACTGGGGACGCGCCCGCGCGGGCGAGGAGACGCTGCCCTCCTCAGGGTTCATCGACCACTACCTCACCGACGTCATCTACCCCGCGGAGCATCTGTGGACGGCCCACGTCGCCGTCGCGACCGCCGTGCTCGTCTCGTGGGCGGGTCTGGCGTACCTGCAGTGGCGAGCGCGGGCACGGTCTGACAGCCCCGCGTCCGAGGTGCGCCAGACCTGA
- a CDS encoding HNH endonuclease signature motif containing protein has product MVTTTSSAAFGALRAVPEALDTLGAEALSEVARSATLAQNLAAATRLRAAHHLVEAMARLDEAAHDDGASPRPAFARLDPADRARDHLAAAMSLTCWHAARLVTAGTQIHTRLPLLRKAVDRGLLPEQLAIDTACRLAEIPDQMIAAVESEVVGALARDLDGGHRPSRAALDTAVDTARERHDPRAADDAVDAAVEQRTVRFRPGRNGMTSMWAHLPSSDAEKLRRRIEAAARTAWQAGHPRTRNQLRADALCALGDPNTDDICTPLRHTDDSATSTDTAGTGAAASTDTGATDRAADGAAGAAGTGGPRPGASWGTDHPIRISIIDSIAQGLPNRVQFVTGAYASVDWLCEELLSGGDATVRFELIDPQPGVLDLPDAVLKYFITPALAERIRLRDGTCRHPGCTVDAHDCEIDHVIAFDHQRPELGGPTAEWNLICLCRTHHREKTFGHCAYRSGPLGELTIITETGHEHRATPHGPLAQARDRILDHRWRHHLDRLITDDGHLTNPPGAHRPHPA; this is encoded by the coding sequence ATGGTGACGACGACGAGCTCGGCGGCGTTCGGGGCGCTGCGCGCCGTGCCGGAGGCTCTGGACACGCTGGGCGCCGAGGCGCTCAGTGAGGTGGCGCGGTCGGCGACGCTGGCGCAGAACCTCGCGGCGGCGACCCGGTTGCGGGCCGCCCATCACCTCGTCGAGGCGATGGCGCGGCTGGATGAGGCAGCGCACGATGACGGGGCGAGCCCGCGGCCGGCGTTCGCCCGCCTGGACCCGGCCGACCGGGCCCGTGACCACCTGGCCGCGGCGATGTCCCTGACCTGCTGGCACGCCGCACGCCTGGTCACCGCCGGCACCCAGATCCACACCCGCCTGCCCCTGCTGCGCAAGGCCGTCGACCGGGGCCTGCTGCCCGAACAGCTGGCCATCGACACCGCCTGCCGGCTGGCCGAGATCCCCGACCAGATGATCGCGGCAGTGGAATCGGAGGTCGTCGGCGCCCTGGCCCGGGACCTGGACGGGGGCCACCGACCCAGCCGCGCCGCCCTGGACACCGCGGTCGACACAGCGAGAGAACGCCACGATCCCCGGGCCGCCGACGACGCGGTCGACGCCGCGGTCGAGCAGCGCACCGTCCGGTTTCGCCCCGGCCGCAACGGCATGACCAGCATGTGGGCCCACCTGCCCAGCAGTGACGCCGAGAAGTTGCGCCGCCGCATCGAGGCCGCCGCCCGCACCGCCTGGCAGGCAGGCCATCCCCGCACCCGCAACCAACTACGCGCCGACGCCCTGTGCGCCCTCGGGGATCCGAACACCGACGACATCTGCACCCCCCTACGCCATACCGACGACTCCGCCACCAGCACTGACACCGCTGGCACAGGCGCCGCCGCCAGCACTGACACCGGCGCCACCGACAGGGCTGCCGACGGTGCCGCCGGTGCCGCCGGTACGGGTGGGCCGCGGCCCGGGGCGTCCTGGGGCACCGACCACCCCATCCGGATCTCGATCATCGACAGCATCGCCCAGGGCCTGCCCAACCGCGTGCAGTTCGTCACCGGCGCCTACGCCAGCGTCGACTGGCTGTGCGAGGAACTCCTCTCCGGCGGCGACGCCACAGTGCGATTCGAACTGATCGACCCCCAACCCGGAGTGCTCGACCTGCCCGACGCGGTGCTCAAGTACTTCATCACTCCCGCCCTGGCCGAACGGATCCGGCTACGCGACGGAACCTGCCGCCACCCCGGGTGCACGGTCGACGCCCACGACTGCGAGATCGACCACGTCATCGCCTTCGACCACCAGCGTCCCGAACTCGGCGGACCCACCGCCGAATGGAACCTGATCTGCTTGTGCCGCACGCATCACCGCGAGAAGACCTTCGGCCACTGCGCCTACCGGTCCGGACCCCTGGGCGAACTGACCATCATCACCGAAACCGGACACGAACACCGCGCCACCCCACACGGCCCCCTGGCCCAGGCCCGCGACCGGATCCTCGACCACCGATGGCGCCACCACCTCGACCGCCTCATCACCGACGACGGACACCTCACCAACCCACCCGGCGCCCACCGCCCCCACCCCGCCTGA